One genomic region from Mangifera indica cultivar Alphonso chromosome 17, CATAS_Mindica_2.1, whole genome shotgun sequence encodes:
- the LOC123200642 gene encoding V-type proton ATPase subunit c''1-like, with the protein MSGSAVGGYASSWSSALVKISPYTFSAIGIAISIGVSVLGAAWGIYITGSSLIGAAIKAPRITSKNLISVIFCEAVAIYGVIVAIILQTKLESVPTSKIYAPESLRAGYAIFASGTIVGFANLVCGLCVGIIGSSCALSDAQNSSLFVKILVIEIFGSALGLFGVIVGIIMSAQATWPSK; encoded by the exons atgtcaggCTCCGCTGTGGGGGGATATGCGAGCTCATGGTCGAGCGCGCTCGTCAAGATATCACCTTACACCTTCTCCGCCATCGGAATCGCCATCTCCATCGGCGTTTCCGTTCTCGGCGCCGCCTG GGGGATCTATATAACTGGTAGTAGTTTGATCGGTGCCGCGATTAAGGCTCCACGTATAACGTCCAAAAATCTCATCAG TGTAATTTTTTGTGAAGCTGTTGCTATATATGGTGTTATTGTTGcaattattttacaaacaaaGTTAGAGAGTGTTCCAACTTCAAAAATATATGCTCCAGAGTCACTTAGAGCTGGATATGCCATCTTTGCATCTGGAACCATTGTTGGCTTTGCTAACCTTGTTTGTGG GTTGTGTGTAGGAATAATTGGAAGCAGCTGTGCATTGTCTGATGCCCAAAACTCCTCACTTTTTGTGAAGATTCTTGTGATTGAGATCTTTGGCAGTGCCCTTGGGTTGTTTGGAGTAATTGTGGGAATAATTATGTCTGCTCAAGCAACCTGGCCttcaaaataa
- the LOC123200093 gene encoding N-alpha-acetyltransferase 50-like — translation MGNGREVTISLDGVRDKNIMQLKKLNTALFPVRYNDKYYADALTSGEFTKLAYYSDICVGSIACRLEKKEGGNICVYIMTLGVLAPYRGLGIGKKLLNHVLDLCSKQNILEVYLHVQTNNEDAINFYKKFGFEITDTIQNYYTNITPPDCYVLTKFITQSQVKK, via the exons ATGGGTAATGGGCGTGAAGTTACAATTTCCCTTGACGGAGTCAGGGACAAGAACATCATGCAGCTCAAGAAGCTTAACACCGCTCTCTTTCCTGTTCGCTACAACGACAAGTACTATGCTGATGCTCTTACCTCTGGCGAATTTACCAAACTAG CATATTATAGTGACATCTGTGTCGGTTCAATTGCATGCCGGCTGGAGAAGAAGGAAGGTGGGAACATCTGTGTTTACATCATGACATTGGGTGTTTTGGCACCATATCGTGGGCTAGGCATTG gtaaaaagcTGTTGAACCATGTTCTTGATCTCTGTTCCAAGCAAAATATATTGGAGGTTTACTTGCATGTGCAGACAAACAATGAAGATGCTATCAACTTCTATAAGAAATTTGGGTTTGAAATCACAGACACCATCCAGAACTACTATACAAACATTACCCCACCAGACTGCTATGTTCTTACGAAGTTCATTACTCAATCTCAAGTGAAGAAATAA